One Kitasatospora sp. NBC_01266 genomic window carries:
- a CDS encoding YcnI family copper-binding membrane protein: MSQYGEHIIMRRSPQSRSGHSRSGQSRSRRAAAVAALAGAAVLLVAGPASAHVTVQPPSVSKDATDQTFAFRVPNEEDNANTVKVEVDFPTDTPIPSALVAPVPGWTDQIQTVKLATPIHTDDGDITDVVSQIVWTGGQITPNHYQDFTVDFGALPDGTDQVVFKALQTYSDGNIVRWIDLQKPGQPEPEHPAPVLKLTSTPAATTSTTVAAPKSDSDSTARALGIAGIVVGVLGAVVGAVLGRRGNGGSGTAAA, from the coding sequence ATGTCCCAGTACGGAGAACACATCATCATGCGCAGGTCTCCGCAGTCCCGTTCGGGCCACTCCCGTTCCGGCCAGTCCCGCTCCCGTCGCGCCGCCGCTGTTGCCGCGCTGGCCGGCGCCGCCGTGCTGCTGGTCGCCGGGCCCGCCTCCGCGCACGTCACCGTCCAGCCGCCGAGCGTCTCGAAGGACGCCACCGACCAGACGTTCGCGTTCCGGGTGCCCAACGAGGAGGACAACGCCAACACGGTGAAGGTCGAGGTCGACTTCCCGACCGACACCCCGATCCCCTCGGCGCTGGTCGCCCCCGTGCCCGGCTGGACCGACCAGATCCAGACGGTCAAGCTCGCCACCCCGATCCACACCGACGACGGCGACATCACCGACGTCGTCTCGCAGATCGTCTGGACCGGCGGGCAGATCACGCCGAACCACTACCAGGACTTCACCGTCGACTTCGGCGCGCTGCCCGACGGCACCGACCAGGTGGTGTTCAAGGCGCTGCAGACGTACAGCGACGGGAACATCGTGCGCTGGATCGACCTGCAGAAGCCGGGCCAGCCCGAGCCCGAGCACCCGGCGCCGGTGCTGAAGCTCACCAGCACCCCCGCCGCCACGACCAGCACCACCGTGGCTGCGCCGAAGAGCGACAGTGACTCCACCGCTCGTGCGCTCGGCATCGCGGGCATCGTGGTCGGCGTGCTCGGCGCGGTGGTCGGCGCCGTGCTCGGCCGCCGTGGCAACGGCGGCAGCGGTACGGCCGCGGCCTGA
- a CDS encoding oxidoreductase produces the protein MTTAVLITGTSSGIGHATAQRLTRRRELTVYATARRPETLAGLAQAGAHTQALDVTDEESMAAAVRRIERAHGSVGVLVNNAGYGAYGAIEEAGLDAVRRQFETNLFGPARLTQLVLPGMRAAGRGRIVNVGSMGGRLVFPVGGYYHASKYALEALSDALRFEVAPFGIKVSLIEPGVIRTSFGDTAAATLADSAVPDGPYGALTAANGRLFATAYRNRLIAGEPAAVARAIEHAVLAARPRSRYVVTPAAMVLVQTRRLLGARVFDALLRRQFGS, from the coding sequence ATGACCACCGCCGTCCTGATCACCGGCACCTCCTCCGGCATCGGCCACGCCACCGCCCAGCGGCTGACCCGCCGCCGTGAGCTGACCGTCTACGCCACCGCCCGCCGCCCCGAGACGCTCGCCGGTCTGGCCCAGGCCGGGGCGCACACGCAGGCCCTGGACGTCACCGACGAGGAGTCGATGGCCGCCGCCGTCCGCAGGATCGAGCGGGCCCACGGCTCGGTGGGCGTGCTGGTCAACAACGCCGGCTACGGAGCGTACGGCGCGATCGAGGAGGCCGGTCTGGACGCGGTCCGCCGGCAGTTCGAGACCAACCTGTTCGGCCCGGCCCGGCTGACCCAGCTGGTGCTGCCGGGGATGCGCGCGGCGGGCCGGGGCCGGATCGTCAACGTCGGCTCGATGGGCGGGCGGCTGGTCTTCCCGGTCGGCGGTTACTACCACGCCAGCAAGTACGCACTGGAGGCGCTCAGCGACGCGCTGCGCTTCGAGGTGGCGCCGTTCGGGATCAAGGTGAGCCTGATCGAACCCGGGGTGATCCGCACGTCCTTCGGCGACACCGCCGCCGCCACCCTGGCGGACTCCGCCGTCCCGGACGGCCCGTACGGCGCACTGACCGCCGCGAACGGGCGGCTGTTCGCCACCGCCTACCGCAACCGGCTGATCGCCGGCGAGCCGGCGGCGGTGGCCCGGGCGATCGAGCACGCCGTGCTGGCGGCCCGGCCGCGGTCACGCTACGTGGTCACCCCGGCCGCCATGGTGCTGGTGCAGACCCGGCGGCTGCTCGGTGCCCGCGTCTTCGACGCCCTGCTGCGGCGACAGTTCGGGTCCTGA
- a CDS encoding PRC-barrel domain-containing protein gives MFEPEDIREWRGHDVVDPEGRKIGPLEAIYVDTRSDLPAFATVTVGMPTRRRLAFVPLTGATVGPGYLKVRYPRNLVRDSPSIDTDGVLPAEDEPAVFAHYELPYEAGAAGERRLARP, from the coding sequence GTGTTCGAGCCCGAGGACATCAGGGAGTGGCGAGGCCACGACGTGGTCGACCCGGAGGGCCGCAAGATCGGTCCGCTGGAGGCGATCTACGTCGACACGCGCAGCGATCTGCCGGCCTTCGCCACCGTCACCGTCGGCATGCCGACCCGGCGCCGGCTGGCGTTCGTCCCGCTCACCGGTGCCACGGTCGGGCCGGGCTACCTGAAGGTGCGCTACCCGCGGAACCTGGTCAGGGACTCCCCGTCGATCGACACCGACGGCGTCCTGCCGGCCGAGGATGAACCGGCCGTCTTCGCGCACTACGAGCTGCCCTACGAGGCCGGCGCCGCCGGTGAACGCCGCCTGGCCCGCCCCTGA
- a CDS encoding acyl carrier protein: MSSQVHPVLARVLVSAFQLPAEALVPTATLEELGLDSLAVVELSDILAEEFDLAIADGELAGAASLGRIGDLLGELSGAVPEHDAKAQLP; the protein is encoded by the coding sequence ATGTCCAGCCAGGTGCACCCCGTCCTCGCGCGGGTCCTCGTCTCCGCCTTCCAGCTGCCCGCCGAAGCGCTGGTGCCGACCGCGACGCTGGAGGAACTCGGCCTCGACTCGCTGGCCGTCGTGGAGCTCAGCGACATCCTCGCCGAGGAGTTCGACCTCGCCATCGCCGACGGCGAGTTGGCCGGTGCCGCCTCGCTGGGGCGGATCGGCGACCTGCTCGGCGAGCTGTCCGGCGCCGTGCCCGAGCACGACGCCAAGGCGCAGCTGCCGTGA
- a CDS encoding beta-ketoacyl-[acyl-carrier-protein] synthase family protein: MTATPVTTAATAATAGNAEIAVTGLGVVSPAGIGAEACWRRVCLGAPTAAVDPELRGLRPDFSCRVPTFDAVGRLGAALARRTDRFTQFALLAAQEAVTQAGHDPAGWDATRVAVVTGSAFGGVGTLVRQAGLLAEHGAGRVSPLTVPLVMANMSAGQLSAALGVRGPSLAVATACASGATAIGVARDLLRSGACDVALAGGTEAAVDRLTAAAFARLDALAPLPASQGPAAASRPFDAERQGFVLAEGAAVLVLERLADAKARGARVLGRLVGYGAAADAHHPTTPHPAGVGLELALRRALADAGARPAEVDHVNAHATGTPLGDLAEARTLHRLFGAVPVTAAKGTLGHTLGAAGAIEAALTVLTVAEGLIPPTANLAKQDPEIDLDVVHGAPRPARIGLALTDSAGFGGQNAVLAFAPA, translated from the coding sequence GTGACCGCGACCCCCGTCACGACTGCCGCGACCGCCGCGACCGCGGGGAACGCCGAGATCGCCGTCACCGGGCTCGGGGTGGTCAGCCCCGCCGGGATCGGTGCCGAGGCCTGCTGGCGCCGGGTCTGCCTGGGGGCGCCGACCGCCGCCGTCGATCCCGAGCTGCGCGGCCTGCGGCCGGACTTCTCCTGCCGGGTGCCGACGTTCGACGCGGTCGGGCGGCTCGGTGCCGCCCTGGCCAGGCGGACCGACCGGTTCACCCAGTTCGCGCTGCTCGCCGCCCAGGAGGCCGTCACCCAGGCCGGCCACGACCCGGCGGGCTGGGACGCCACCCGGGTCGCCGTGGTCACCGGCTCCGCCTTCGGCGGGGTGGGCACGCTGGTCCGGCAGGCCGGGCTGCTCGCCGAGCACGGTGCCGGACGGGTCTCGCCGCTCACCGTGCCGCTGGTGATGGCCAACATGAGTGCCGGGCAGCTCTCCGCCGCGCTCGGCGTGCGCGGGCCCAGCCTGGCCGTCGCCACCGCGTGCGCCTCGGGTGCCACCGCGATCGGGGTGGCTCGCGACCTGCTGCGCTCCGGCGCCTGCGATGTGGCGCTGGCCGGCGGCACGGAGGCGGCCGTCGACCGGCTGACCGCCGCCGCCTTCGCCCGGCTGGACGCGCTGGCGCCGCTGCCCGCCAGCCAGGGCCCGGCGGCCGCCTCCCGCCCGTTCGACGCCGAGCGGCAGGGCTTCGTGCTGGCCGAGGGCGCGGCGGTGCTGGTCCTGGAGCGGCTCGCCGACGCCAAGGCACGCGGGGCGCGGGTGCTCGGCCGCCTGGTCGGGTACGGCGCCGCCGCCGACGCCCACCATCCGACCACCCCGCACCCGGCCGGGGTCGGCCTGGAACTCGCGCTGCGCCGCGCGCTGGCGGACGCGGGCGCGCGGCCGGCCGAGGTCGACCACGTCAACGCGCACGCGACCGGGACACCGCTCGGTGACCTGGCCGAGGCACGGACCCTGCACCGGCTGTTCGGCGCCGTGCCGGTCACCGCCGCCAAGGGCACCCTCGGGCACACCCTCGGCGCGGCCGGTGCGATCGAGGCCGCCCTGACCGTGCTGACGGTGGCCGAGGGGCTGATCCCGCCCACCGCCAACCTGGCCAAGCAGGACCCCGAGATCGACCTGGACGTGGTGCACGGCGCGCCGCGCCCGGCCCGGATCGGCCTCGCACTGACCGACTCGGCGGGCTTCGGCGGGCAGAACGCGGTGCTCGCCTTCGCACCGGCGTGA
- a CDS encoding ACP S-malonyltransferase: MNGPPSVLLVPGIGSLVPGSLAPYADRWQVREVLAGLAALPPGGAAAELLTRTGAGAGARAGAGPGARAGAGAAPQSDEAVAQLAGYAQAVAFCALAEPRVTVARTPLLLGHSLGELAAFAAAGVLTVGDGARLLLAGLRLRDELGLPAGGLLALRLPAAATRRLLVRVALPGLALACDNGPEQCVVSGPRPAVVALAALVRAEAVRCSLLPTGTLFHSPELAPVARGVRALAGTVEFRTPRVRVHDPLTGREYRSAAEFRDGVTHHLVRPVPFRCCVARLRAAGVADFVEAGPRALLGRLVAGQRGAAGCVRPG; this comes from the coding sequence GTGAACGGGCCGCCGAGCGTGCTGCTGGTGCCGGGGATCGGCTCGCTGGTGCCCGGCAGCCTCGCGCCCTACGCCGACCGGTGGCAGGTGCGCGAGGTGCTGGCCGGGCTGGCGGCGCTGCCGCCGGGCGGGGCGGCGGCCGAGCTGCTCACCCGAACCGGTGCGGGAGCCGGTGCCCGAGCCGGCGCTGGACCTGGTGCCCGAGCCGGCGCTGGTGCCGCGCCGCAGTCGGACGAGGCGGTGGCCCAGCTGGCCGGCTATGCGCAGGCCGTCGCGTTCTGCGCGCTGGCCGAGCCCCGGGTGACGGTGGCACGGACGCCGCTGCTCCTCGGGCACAGCCTCGGTGAGCTCGCCGCCTTCGCCGCCGCCGGTGTGTTGACGGTCGGTGACGGGGCCCGCCTGCTGCTGGCCGGCCTGCGGCTGCGGGACGAGCTGGGGCTGCCGGCGGGCGGGCTGCTGGCGCTGCGGCTGCCGGCCGCCGCGACCCGGCGGCTGCTGGTCCGGGTTGCCCTGCCCGGGCTGGCCCTGGCCTGCGACAACGGGCCGGAGCAGTGCGTGGTCAGCGGGCCGCGCCCGGCCGTCGTGGCGCTCGCGGCGCTGGTCCGGGCCGAGGCCGTCCGGTGCAGCCTGCTGCCCACCGGCACGCTCTTCCACAGCCCCGAGCTGGCGCCGGTGGCGCGAGGGGTCCGGGCGCTGGCCGGGACGGTGGAGTTCCGGACGCCCCGAGTGCGGGTGCACGACCCGCTGACCGGCCGGGAGTACCGGTCGGCGGCCGAGTTCCGGGACGGCGTCACCCACCACCTGGTGCGCCCGGTGCCGTTCCGCTGCTGCGTGGCCCGGCTGCGGGCGGCGGGCGTCGCCGACTTCGTGGAGGCGGGGCCACGGGCGCTGCTCGGCCGGCTGGTGGCCGGGCAGCGCGGCGCGGCGGGGTGCGTCAGGCCGGGCTGA
- a CDS encoding SDR family NAD(P)-dependent oxidoreductase, giving the protein MNTLDSFRLDHTRALITGASRGIGRAVALAFAQAGAQLALSARSEQALKATAEQVAALGASAVLVPGDLAVPDEPGWVVDEAARLLGGLDVVVHNAGILPSLPDGTPLLTPLQLLPQQAWDEVLAVNLNATAALCRHAHRHLATSAASAASAASGEARGTTRDTASLVLMSSLAGVIGTPMMEAYAASKAAQISLARSLAVGWARQGIRVNALCPGWTRTDMTAFAHTNGPLSDWLLAHVPLGRWADPEEVAAAALFLASPAAGYLTGQALLLDGGVSVPDGGLSGIPKPPSPFGPA; this is encoded by the coding sequence ATGAACACGCTCGACAGCTTCCGCCTCGACCACACCCGCGCGCTGATCACCGGTGCCTCGCGCGGGATCGGCCGCGCGGTGGCCCTCGCCTTCGCACAGGCGGGCGCCCAGCTGGCGCTGAGCGCCCGCAGCGAGCAGGCGCTGAAGGCGACCGCCGAGCAGGTCGCGGCGCTCGGCGCCAGCGCGGTGCTGGTGCCCGGCGACCTGGCCGTGCCCGACGAGCCCGGCTGGGTGGTCGACGAGGCGGCCCGGCTGCTCGGCGGCCTGGACGTGGTGGTGCACAACGCCGGCATCCTGCCCTCACTGCCGGACGGCACCCCGCTGCTGACGCCGCTTCAGCTGCTGCCTCAGCAGGCCTGGGACGAGGTGCTGGCGGTCAATCTGAACGCCACGGCGGCGCTCTGCCGCCACGCCCACCGGCACCTGGCGACGAGCGCGGCGAGTGCGGCAAGCGCGGCGAGCGGTGAGGCCAGGGGCACGACAAGGGACACCGCCAGCCTGGTGCTGATGTCCTCGCTGGCCGGGGTGATCGGCACGCCCATGATGGAGGCGTACGCGGCGTCCAAGGCCGCCCAGATCTCACTGGCCCGCAGCCTGGCGGTCGGCTGGGCCCGCCAGGGCATCCGGGTGAACGCGCTCTGCCCGGGGTGGACCCGCACCGACATGACGGCCTTCGCGCACACCAACGGCCCGCTCAGCGACTGGCTACTGGCCCACGTCCCGCTCGGCCGCTGGGCCGACCCCGAGGAGGTGGCCGCCGCCGCGCTCTTCCTGGCCTCCCCCGCCGCCGGCTACCTGACCGGCCAGGCCCTGCTGCTGGACGGCGGCGTCTCGGTCCCCGACGGCGGTCTGTCCGGCATCCCCAAGCCGCCCAGCCCGTTCGGCCCGGCCTGA
- a CDS encoding 3-oxoacyl-ACP synthase III family protein produces MTPDPANSPSPADGGPIGILGMGSYLPAEVRGNEAVAAAAGVSADWIAERTGVRRRHVAAPDQAASDLAAQAVRAACLAAGIGPADLGLLIVATSTPDELGPATACRVQALLAAEQATALDVSAACSGWLFATKVAHDWLAADPGAGYAAVVGVEAYSKFIDPANRGTAVLFADGAAAAVLGPVARGAGFHGFRLGSDGRGAHHVLIPAGGSRRPAGPATLADGGHHIQMDGRAVRDFITAVFPRLVAECLAEHGLKLDALDAVIAHQPNPVLLRRLGAELGIPDDRLIVTGDRTGNIGAASAPFALASAAAARALPVGAKVLICVFGAGLTWGRTLLTWTGAPAIALPPTDRPTDRPTD; encoded by the coding sequence ATGACCCCGGACCCGGCCAACTCGCCCAGCCCGGCCGACGGCGGGCCCATCGGCATCCTCGGCATGGGCAGCTACCTGCCCGCCGAGGTGCGCGGCAACGAGGCGGTGGCCGCCGCGGCCGGGGTCAGCGCCGACTGGATCGCCGAGCGGACCGGGGTGCGCCGGCGCCATGTCGCCGCCCCCGACCAGGCCGCCTCCGACCTGGCCGCCCAAGCCGTCCGGGCCGCCTGCCTGGCCGCCGGGATCGGCCCGGCGGATCTCGGGCTGCTGATCGTCGCCACCTCCACGCCGGACGAGCTGGGCCCGGCCACCGCCTGCCGGGTACAGGCCCTGCTGGCGGCCGAGCAGGCGACCGCGCTGGACGTGAGCGCCGCCTGCTCCGGCTGGCTCTTCGCCACCAAGGTCGCCCACGACTGGCTGGCCGCCGACCCCGGGGCCGGGTACGCCGCCGTGGTGGGTGTCGAGGCCTACTCCAAGTTCATCGACCCGGCGAATCGCGGCACCGCCGTGCTCTTCGCCGACGGCGCGGCGGCGGCCGTGCTCGGCCCGGTGGCCCGGGGCGCCGGATTCCACGGCTTCCGGCTCGGCTCGGACGGCCGGGGCGCCCACCACGTGCTGATCCCGGCGGGCGGCAGCCGGCGGCCCGCCGGACCGGCCACCCTGGCCGACGGCGGCCATCACATCCAGATGGACGGCCGGGCGGTGCGCGACTTCATCACGGCGGTCTTCCCGCGCCTGGTCGCCGAGTGCCTGGCGGAGCACGGGCTGAAACTCGACGCGCTCGACGCCGTCATCGCCCACCAGCCCAACCCGGTGCTGCTGCGCCGGCTCGGCGCCGAACTCGGCATCCCGGACGATCGGTTGATCGTCACCGGGGACCGGACCGGCAACATCGGAGCCGCCTCGGCGCCGTTCGCGCTCGCCTCGGCCGCCGCCGCGCGAGCGCTGCCCGTCGGGGCCAAGGTGCTGATCTGCGTCTTCGGGGCCGGCCTGACCTGGGGCAGGACCCTGCTGACCTGGACCGGCGCCCCGGCCATCGCCCTGCCACCGACTGACCGACCGACTGACCGACCGACCGACTGA
- a CDS encoding acyl-CoA dehydrogenase family protein, with translation MDQFERTGKPVESLATKPTTNLTEQLTERLTGNPAESLTAKLTAKLTENLGERLAELLTGRRLAAEPHPLADDLSAHLTLRQLAATLPPAAEVFADPALLAALSAATALADPPLYQTFLSHYILCAGSVALLGSPDADPGGELAHAHAKGSFLVTELGDASSHLGTRTTARFDPVAREFTLHTPDLRAAKFSSVAARGLPQKAAVCARLICGDRDSGVFSFLVDLTDERGRRVPGVSISTPITLDALPLPYAAVRFQHLRLPYRSWLRDGATLAADGTLHDPVGGPQARLRRTLGVGQALWATLPSAMAALAARSAVLSWRFSATRRSHGSLAPGAPVLAYRTQQHAVIGALAEAFALRRAAQAALGCWTAAPPAADGAGAGTRAAAGPGAPHAMTFSPWAAVDPSLALHKALATRATARLVGECQHRCGVSGFFAVNRLSGYLGLARAFENAGGDNTLILLDAGRAQAEQPPGPVPPPPPADPTDPAWWPGTVATLRHRLAVELRTDLRRHQADGATGLTLWNPLLDQALRLGEVAAQALAADAVTDRLVPGDAHDPLSALAALHGLVQARRLAGPLLATGLLTPEAVRQLPTAMDRLCDQLAPVLPAIAEALDPGATQADVPLGAPDYPAALVAALDWSRGAR, from the coding sequence ATGGACCAGTTCGAACGCACCGGGAAGCCGGTCGAGAGCCTCGCCACGAAGCCCACCACGAATCTCACCGAGCAGCTCACCGAGCGCCTCACCGGGAACCCCGCCGAGAGCCTCACCGCGAAGCTCACCGCGAAGCTCACCGAGAACCTCGGTGAACGCCTCGCCGAGCTGCTGACAGGCCGCCGGCTCGCCGCCGAACCGCACCCGCTGGCCGACGACCTCAGCGCCCATCTGACGCTCCGTCAACTCGCGGCCACGCTCCCGCCGGCCGCCGAGGTGTTCGCCGACCCCGCCCTGCTGGCCGCACTCAGCGCGGCCACGGCGCTGGCCGACCCGCCGCTCTACCAGACCTTCCTCTCCCACTACATCCTGTGCGCCGGCTCGGTGGCGCTGCTGGGTTCGCCCGACGCCGACCCCGGCGGGGAGCTCGCGCACGCCCACGCCAAGGGGTCGTTCCTGGTGACCGAGCTGGGCGACGCGAGCAGCCACCTGGGCACCCGCACCACAGCCCGATTCGACCCGGTGGCACGCGAGTTCACGCTGCACACGCCCGACCTGCGGGCCGCCAAGTTCTCCTCCGTCGCCGCCCGGGGGCTGCCGCAGAAGGCCGCCGTCTGCGCCCGGCTGATCTGCGGCGATCGGGACTCGGGAGTCTTCTCGTTCCTGGTCGACCTCACCGACGAGCGGGGCCGCCGGGTGCCCGGGGTGTCGATCTCCACCCCGATCACGCTCGACGCGCTGCCGCTGCCCTACGCCGCCGTGCGGTTCCAGCACCTGCGACTGCCGTACCGCAGCTGGCTGCGGGACGGTGCCACGCTGGCCGCCGACGGGACCCTGCACGATCCGGTCGGCGGCCCCCAGGCCCGGCTGCGGCGGACACTGGGCGTCGGCCAGGCACTCTGGGCCACGCTGCCGTCCGCGATGGCCGCGCTGGCCGCCCGAAGCGCCGTCCTCAGCTGGCGGTTCAGCGCGACCCGGCGCTCGCACGGCTCGCTGGCGCCCGGCGCGCCGGTGCTGGCCTACCGGACCCAGCAGCACGCCGTGATCGGGGCGTTGGCCGAGGCCTTCGCGCTGCGCCGGGCGGCGCAGGCGGCGCTCGGCTGCTGGACGGCGGCTCCCCCGGCCGCCGACGGTGCCGGTGCCGGTACCCGGGCGGCGGCCGGACCCGGGGCGCCGCACGCCATGACCTTCTCGCCCTGGGCGGCCGTCGACCCGTCGCTGGCCCTGCACAAGGCGCTGGCCACCCGGGCCACCGCGCGGCTGGTCGGCGAGTGCCAACACCGCTGCGGGGTGTCCGGCTTCTTCGCGGTCAACCGGCTCTCCGGCTACCTGGGCCTGGCCCGGGCGTTCGAGAACGCAGGCGGGGACAACACGCTGATCCTGCTCGACGCCGGCCGCGCACAGGCCGAGCAGCCGCCTGGGCCGGTGCCGCCGCCACCCCCGGCCGACCCCACCGACCCGGCCTGGTGGCCGGGCACCGTCGCCACGCTGCGGCACCGCCTGGCCGTCGAGCTCCGCACCGACCTGCGGCGCCACCAAGCCGACGGGGCAACCGGCCTGACGCTGTGGAACCCGCTGCTGGACCAGGCGCTGCGACTCGGCGAGGTGGCCGCCCAGGCCCTGGCAGCCGACGCGGTCACCGACCGGCTCGTCCCGGGCGACGCCCACGACCCGCTCTCCGCCCTCGCCGCACTGCACGGCCTGGTCCAGGCCCGCCGCCTGGCCGGACCGCTGCTCGCCACCGGGCTGCTCACCCCCGAGGCGGTGCGGCAGTTGCCCACCGCCATGGACCGCCTCTGCGACCAGCTGGCCCCGGTCCTGCCCGCGATCGCCGAAGCCCTCGACCCGGGCGCCACCCAGGCCGACGTCCCGCTCGGCGCACCCGACTACCCCGCCGCGCTGGTCGCCGCGCTCGACTGGTCGCGAGGTGCCCGATGA
- a CDS encoding ACP S-malonyltransferase — protein MPRPGGHAVRRPIVHTFPGQGDFPLSPLARALATVPQLRAAVAEVFGAADPAGAQFGVRPLGPRLLGPAPPTGAQLAAEAPGTAQLALFGVCLAVHRTLGVRGLPADRLLAVSFGELPALTAAGALSVPDGARLSCRLGQLLHSADGGLTVLHASAPRVRALLARCGTREVVVACVNDPGETVVSGPSAALLGAERAARAAGIETARLRLPFRAHHPELHRQAAEFESYARSLPFAPLRLPVHSAVAGRAYTPASDLPRALANCLTRPADVPTVLRQAAGPGTLVLETGTGQALSGSVRRVLPTAEVRAPVAESNFAGSPGPIGDGGIAARTDPVRRRRP, from the coding sequence ATGCCCAGACCCGGTGGCCACGCGGTCCGGCGGCCGATCGTCCACACCTTCCCCGGCCAGGGCGACTTCCCGCTCTCCCCGCTGGCCCGCGCGCTGGCGACGGTGCCGCAACTGCGGGCGGCGGTGGCCGAGGTGTTCGGCGCCGCTGATCCGGCCGGCGCGCAGTTCGGGGTCCGGCCACTCGGGCCCCGGCTGCTCGGGCCCGCCCCGCCGACCGGTGCCCAGCTGGCCGCCGAGGCACCGGGGACGGCCCAACTCGCCCTGTTCGGCGTCTGCCTGGCGGTCCACCGGACCCTGGGCGTGCGCGGCCTGCCCGCCGACCGGCTGCTCGCGGTCAGCTTCGGCGAGCTCCCCGCGCTGACCGCCGCCGGCGCGCTGAGCGTGCCGGACGGCGCCCGACTCTCCTGCCGACTGGGGCAGTTGCTGCACAGCGCGGACGGCGGACTGACCGTGCTGCACGCCTCGGCTCCCCGGGTGCGCGCGCTGCTGGCCCGGTGCGGCACCCGCGAGGTGGTCGTCGCCTGTGTCAACGACCCCGGCGAGACCGTGGTGTCCGGACCGTCGGCAGCCCTGCTCGGCGCCGAACGGGCGGCCCGGGCGGCGGGGATCGAGACCGCCCGACTGCGACTGCCGTTCCGCGCGCACCATCCGGAACTGCACCGGCAGGCCGCCGAGTTCGAGTCCTACGCCCGTTCGCTGCCGTTCGCACCGCTGCGGCTGCCCGTGCACTCGGCGGTGGCCGGCCGCGCCTACACCCCGGCGAGTGACCTGCCGCGCGCGCTGGCGAACTGCCTGACCCGCCCGGCCGATGTGCCAACGGTCCTGCGCCAGGCGGCCGGACCGGGGACGCTCGTCCTGGAGACCGGCACCGGGCAGGCGCTCAGCGGCAGCGTCCGACGCGTGCTGCCGACCGCCGAAGTCCGCGCACCGGTGGCCGAGTCGAACTTCGCCGGCTCCCCCGGCCCGATCGGCGACGGCGGCATCGCCGCGCGGACCGACCCCGTGCGCAGAAGACGGCCGTGA
- a CDS encoding SDR family NAD(P)-dependent oxidoreductase, whose amino-acid sequence MTRFEGCGALVTGAGQGIGEATARRLAAEGAGVLVVDREAERAERVALSIRQEGGTAAAFTCEVDEREQVGAAVAEAVRVFGGLAVLVNNTYAYHQEPARFEEHEDEAWYADFEGCVHGAFRCVRAAVPHLVAAGGRGAIVNIGSVNAERHFGGHGYSAAKAALASFTRTLAVDLAPRGVRVNLVEPGTIATSTWDDRPEVLRRAATQYPLGRVGTPQDVAGAVAFLASPDAAWITGVTLPVDGGLLVSNLGLNRAMRAE is encoded by the coding sequence ATGACGCGATTCGAGGGTTGTGGGGCGCTGGTGACCGGCGCGGGACAAGGGATCGGGGAAGCGACCGCGCGGCGGCTGGCAGCGGAGGGCGCGGGCGTGCTGGTCGTCGACCGGGAGGCGGAGCGGGCCGAGCGGGTGGCGCTGTCGATCCGTCAGGAGGGCGGCACGGCAGCGGCGTTCACCTGCGAGGTGGACGAGCGCGAGCAGGTCGGGGCGGCGGTGGCCGAGGCCGTGCGGGTGTTCGGCGGCCTGGCCGTGTTGGTCAACAACACCTATGCGTACCACCAGGAGCCGGCCCGCTTCGAGGAGCACGAGGACGAGGCCTGGTACGCGGACTTCGAGGGCTGCGTGCACGGCGCCTTCCGGTGCGTCCGGGCGGCGGTGCCGCACCTGGTGGCGGCCGGTGGGCGGGGCGCGATCGTCAACATCGGCTCGGTGAACGCCGAACGCCACTTCGGCGGGCACGGCTACAGCGCGGCCAAGGCCGCGCTGGCCTCGTTCACCCGCACCCTCGCCGTCGACCTGGCGCCCAGGGGAGTGCGGGTCAACCTGGTGGAACCGGGCACGATCGCCACCAGCACCTGGGACGACCGCCCCGAGGTGCTGCGGCGCGCGGCGACCCAGTACCCGCTGGGGCGGGTCGGCACCCCGCAGGACGTCGCCGGGGCCGTGGCCTTCCTCGCCTCGCCGGACGCGGCCTGGATCACCGGTGTCACGCTGCCGGTGGACGGCGGGCTGCTGGTGAGCAACCTGGGCCTGAACCGGGCGATGCGGGCGGAGTGA